CAGCCAAACTCAAGTTTTGGGCCAAGCTAACGTTGGCGGCTGGCAGGCTTTGTGCTGTGGGACTAGCTTGGCTGGCACATGCGGCCAGTAACAAAAGCATACATCCAAACGAGGCTAAACGGCCTATCATTATTAAACTCCTTGATCTGGATTGGGTATAGAGTTGAGTGCATTGCGAATGGTAGTCTCATTGAACGGATAGTACCAAGATTGGGCTGCAATTTGCAGCACAGGTATCTTATACTTATAACGCTCATACACTGCTACATCATCAAGAATATTGATACACACAAGCTGAGCTTGAAACTCCTGCGCTAGCGCTTCAAGCCAATGCTCGGCTTCGTCGCATAAGTGACACCCGGGACGCATATAAAGCTGCCAGTTCATCATGACCCTCCTAGCATGCTATTGTACCGCGTCCACGATCAACGAGTGTATTTTTTGGAAGGAGCTAGCTCATGCCGCCGATTGACGTTCGTGGTCGTAGTTTGATGTACGATGATGGTGGTGATGGCGAGGTGGTGTTGTGTATTCATGGCTTTCCATTCAATCGTTCGATGTGGGATGAAGCGCGATTGGCCTTGGCTAGCCGCTATCGGGTGCTTAGCCCCGATTTGCGCGGCTTTGGCGAATCGAGTGGCAGCGAGAGTTGGACGCTTGACGATCAAGCCAACGATTTAATTGAATTATTGGATCATTTGGCGATTGATCGGGTGGCAGTGCTTGGTTTATCAATGGGTGGTTATATTGCGCTGAATTTGGCGCGACGCTATCCTGAGCGTTTGTGGGCAATGGTGTTGATCGATACCAAAGCTACATCTGACAATTATGATGCCAAGCAAAATCGTTTGAAAACCGCTGAGACCGCTCTCCGCGAAGGGGCGGCCCCGATTGCTGCCCAAATGTTACCTAAATTGCTAAGCCCAGCCAATGCCGAGGATCAGCGTTTAATCGAGCGGCTCAACGGCATGATGCTCACGACCAATCCTAAAACGATTGCCAGTGCGGCTCATGCCATGGCCAGTCGCCCTGATTCAACACCGTATCTTTCGACCATGGCGCTACCAAGCCTTGTAATCGTTGGCAACGACGACCAAATTACCACGCCCAACGATGCCCATGCCATGGTCGCTGCCTTGCCGCACGCCAGTTTAGTGACAATTCCCGATGCTGGACATATGAGCGTTTTGGAGCAACCAGAAATTACCTATGGTGCGATTCGGGTCTTTTTGGATCAGGCTCAACAAGGTTGATTGGCGCAACAGTTAGGACTATAATGGGCCAGTTTGATTCTAGCTATCTAAGGAGTAGCACTCATGGATGTGCGCAAACTATCGCGACGACAATTTTTAGGTGTGTCGGGAGTTGCGACGTTAGGTTTATTGGCTGGTTGCGAAGTAGGCGAAACAAGCAAGCCTGCGGCAACCGCCGAGCCAACTGAATTTAACGCCGATAGTGCTTTACAAATGCTCAAAGATGGCAATGCCCGCTTTGTGACCAATCTTACGGTTGACCCCAACCAAGATCCTAATCGCCGGACAACTACTGCCAAAGGCCAAAACCCCTTTGCCACGATTGTTGGCTGTGTCGATTCGCGGGTTGGGCCAGAAGTGGTGTTTGATCGTGGGATTGGCGATTTGTTTGTGGTGCGCACGGCTGGCCAAGTTATTGACGACGTGGTAATTGGTAGCATCGAATTTGGAACTGCTGAGTTGGGCATTCCCTTAGTGATGGTTTTGGGCCATCAAAAATGTGGAGCGGTAACTGCCACGATCGAATCGGTTGAGAAAAACGAGCCTGCGCCCGACCAAATTGCCGCAATCGTTGAGCACATTCGGCCTGCGGTTGAGGCCGTCAAGGCTTCGGGTCAAGAACCAAGCGATTTAGTCGATGCGGTTGTGCGCGAAAATACCAAATTGACCGTAGCTGCCTTGAAAGCAGCACCATTGTTGGCCCAAATGGAGTCTGAAGGCAAAGTTCGCATTATCGGCGGCTACTACCATTTAGATAGCGGCACAGTCGAATTTTTCTAGATCTTGGTCATTAGATACATATCTTGGGTAGCGGAACCATAACAGTGTTGGAGCCAAGGCTTGATATGCTGGTAGCAATGATGCTTTGCATACAAGGAAAGGTTTTCCGATGGCTCCACCTGTTGTTTTGCCAGATCTGCAAACATTGACCGTTGATGCGGCGGCGGCGCTGGCCTATTTGCTAGCTGGCAATGCCCGTTTCGTCGCCAACCTCCCACTCGAACCTCATCACGATAGTTTATATCGCCAACAACTAACCCAAGGCCAACATCCATTTGCCATGATCCTCGGCTGCGTCGATTCACGAGTGATTCCCGAATTATTGTTTGATTGTGGCTTTGGCGATTTGTTAGTGATTCGCACCGCTGGCCATGCGATCGATGAAGTAACCGTTGGCAGCATTGAATTTGGCGCTGATGTGCTGGAAATTCCGTTGCTGGTGGTGCTTGGCCATGAGCATTGCGGGGCAGTTCGCGCCACAATTAACATGCTTGATCAGCATCAAACTGCACCCGATCGAATTGCTGTGTTAGTTGAGCATCTGCGCCCAGCCGTTGATGAAATTGATATTCATGCTCCCGACCGCTTGGATGCAGCGATTCGGGCAAATGTGGTGCATACTGTGACTGAGTTGCAGCAAATACCATTATTAGCTCAGCGTGAGCAAGCGGGCCTATTGAGGATTGTAGGGGCGTATTATAGTTTGGTGAGTGGCGCAGTCGAATTATTGACTACGCCACTTGATTAAGGTTTATTTTTCTTCAATCGTGATTGTCAAGATCGCATCGCCTGGTGCGCCACCCATACCTGGGTCGCGAGGCGTAATTTGATCAACGACATCTTGACCAGCAGTCACTTGGCCGAAGATCGTATAAGCATCGGGGGTCAAGTGTTGGGCTGGAGCCAAGGTAATGAAGAATTGTGAGCCATTGGTATTGGGGCCAGCGTTGGCCATGGCCAAAACCCCAGCCTTATCGAAAAGCAAATTGCTGGTGGTATCTTCATATTCGTTGACAAACTGATAGCCTGGGCCACCCATACCAGTGCCAGTTGGATCGCCACCTTGGGCCATAAAGCCTGGAATCACGCGGTGGAAGGTCACGTTATCATAG
This genomic interval from Herpetosiphon gulosus contains the following:
- a CDS encoding glutaredoxin family protein translates to MMNWQLYMRPGCHLCDEAEHWLEALAQEFQAQLVCINILDDVAVYERYKYKIPVLQIAAQSWYYPFNETTIRNALNSIPNPDQGV
- a CDS encoding alpha/beta fold hydrolase produces the protein MPPIDVRGRSLMYDDGGDGEVVLCIHGFPFNRSMWDEARLALASRYRVLSPDLRGFGESSGSESWTLDDQANDLIELLDHLAIDRVAVLGLSMGGYIALNLARRYPERLWAMVLIDTKATSDNYDAKQNRLKTAETALREGAAPIAAQMLPKLLSPANAEDQRLIERLNGMMLTTNPKTIASAAHAMASRPDSTPYLSTMALPSLVIVGNDDQITTPNDAHAMVAALPHASLVTIPDAGHMSVLEQPEITYGAIRVFLDQAQQG
- a CDS encoding carbonic anhydrase, with protein sequence MDVRKLSRRQFLGVSGVATLGLLAGCEVGETSKPAATAEPTEFNADSALQMLKDGNARFVTNLTVDPNQDPNRRTTTAKGQNPFATIVGCVDSRVGPEVVFDRGIGDLFVVRTAGQVIDDVVIGSIEFGTAELGIPLVMVLGHQKCGAVTATIESVEKNEPAPDQIAAIVEHIRPAVEAVKASGQEPSDLVDAVVRENTKLTVAALKAAPLLAQMESEGKVRIIGGYYHLDSGTVEFF
- a CDS encoding carbonic anhydrase; the protein is MAPPVVLPDLQTLTVDAAAALAYLLAGNARFVANLPLEPHHDSLYRQQLTQGQHPFAMILGCVDSRVIPELLFDCGFGDLLVIRTAGHAIDEVTVGSIEFGADVLEIPLLVVLGHEHCGAVRATINMLDQHQTAPDRIAVLVEHLRPAVDEIDIHAPDRLDAAIRANVVHTVTELQQIPLLAQREQAGLLRIVGAYYSLVSGAVELLTTPLD
- a CDS encoding peptidylprolyl isomerase yields the protein MRRTTTIALLALVLTACGSAESTAIPTIETRPTTAPTAEVAPTEASSTGRPTSAPSDSGNTSSPGMPKQYASEPAMTIDVNKQYIATLKTQKGDIVIELNAKNAPRTVNNFVFLAREGFYDNVTFHRVIPGFMAQGGDPTGTGMGGPGYQFVNEYEDTTSNLLFDKAGVLAMANAGPNTNGSQFFITLAPAQHLTPDAYTIFGQVTAGQDVVDQITPRDPGMGGAPGDAILTITIEEK